A window from Deltaproteobacteria bacterium encodes these proteins:
- a CDS encoding response regulator encodes MVRDELALSDLFFATRRSVSNRLPQISLRMTMVVAIALVALVAVALVGFVSQRQGRVAVNDVAGQLASEIAARIHDHLVHFLKAPVLVNAENAQALVCPGMTDPESIERHFQNQVRMFSSVSSISFGNDRGGLVNSGRDPIDGSKYVIVTEGFAAGAFRKFAAHESGKRGDLLTELSHFDARNRSWYVKAVEAGGPVWSDIYVLFTGQDMTISLSRPLFNENGALLGVTTADIFLSQIGAFLEGLEIGKSGLAFVFERSGLLVATSERERPFILADGAGERLAATNSQSPFVREAVRVLLDQNDGDLYGVTDARMLFTAEGERCFSVIRQVRDQYGIDWLIGVVVPESDFTAAIESGNRWAFLIMASALVLALAIGLIITRRISGPLLLLNASARLLSRGEEPPAMPEDGPIREIAELGHSFNRMAARLRTTMDGLNREVAERRQAEELMRESEERYRSLFENNHVVMLIVDPETGDVVEANPAAEEYYGWSRETLTAKKIFEINTAEPETIRARMAEAARMGSHNRFEFRHRLADGQIRDVEVFSGPIVREGRRALYSIIHDISVRRRAESEREELQQQLHQSQKLQAVGTLAGGVAHDFNNLLQAIGGFTQVLLRRNSTSQGDRVMLKTIERSVDRAAQLVRRLLLFSRKAEARRAPIDLNRAVRDASKILERTISRMVRIEFRLAENAWPILADPVQLEQVLLNLGINSADAMPGGGIMTIGTENVVFYGGSSSESEAAGLRGSYVRLTVADTGVGMDQETMDHMYDPFFTTKALDKGTGLGLASVYGIVKGHGGAITCQSGPGRGTTFDIYLPAEKDKEPEPQDVADDVPQAGGGPETVLVVDDEEDIREVSTMVLEEHGYTVLTAESGEQALEVFASNRERIDLVMLDLGMPGMGGHRCLQSLLEMDPGVRVLVASGYSATGLIRDTMEAGAADYITKPYRIEELLSKIREILGAGPS; translated from the coding sequence ATGGTCCGAGATGAACTCGCGTTGTCTGATCTATTTTTTGCCACGAGGCGTTCAGTGTCGAATCGACTTCCTCAGATTTCCCTACGCATGACCATGGTGGTCGCCATCGCCTTGGTGGCCTTGGTGGCTGTGGCCCTGGTGGGTTTTGTATCCCAGCGCCAGGGCCGGGTGGCCGTCAACGACGTGGCCGGACAACTGGCATCGGAGATCGCGGCTCGAATCCACGATCATCTTGTCCATTTTCTGAAGGCGCCCGTTCTGGTCAATGCCGAGAACGCCCAGGCCCTGGTTTGTCCAGGGATGACGGATCCGGAGTCGATCGAGAGGCATTTTCAGAACCAGGTCAGGATGTTCAGCTCGGTCTCCAGTATCTCCTTCGGCAATGATCGAGGCGGCTTGGTCAACAGCGGCCGTGATCCAATCGACGGTTCCAAATATGTCATTGTCACTGAGGGGTTCGCGGCCGGAGCGTTTCGCAAGTTTGCCGCGCACGAGTCCGGAAAACGCGGGGATTTGCTGACGGAGCTCTCCCATTTCGACGCCCGGAACCGGTCCTGGTACGTGAAGGCCGTTGAGGCCGGTGGTCCTGTCTGGAGTGACATCTATGTGCTTTTCACCGGTCAAGACATGACCATTTCTTTGAGCAGGCCGCTCTTCAACGAGAACGGAGCCCTGTTGGGAGTGACGACGGCCGACATCTTCCTCTCCCAGATCGGAGCCTTTCTGGAAGGGCTCGAAATCGGTAAGTCAGGGCTGGCATTCGTTTTTGAGCGATCGGGTCTTTTGGTGGCGACGTCCGAGAGGGAGCGTCCCTTTATTTTGGCCGATGGGGCTGGGGAGCGGCTTGCGGCGACCAATAGCCAGAGTCCGTTCGTCCGGGAGGCGGTCCGGGTTCTTCTCGATCAAAACGACGGTGACCTTTATGGCGTCACGGATGCTCGGATGTTGTTCACGGCCGAAGGGGAGCGTTGTTTTTCGGTAATCAGGCAGGTCAGGGACCAGTACGGCATCGACTGGCTCATCGGGGTGGTCGTTCCTGAATCGGACTTCACGGCCGCCATCGAATCCGGCAATCGTTGGGCTTTTCTGATTATGGCCTCAGCCCTTGTCCTGGCCCTTGCAATCGGGCTAATCATCACCAGGAGGATCTCCGGACCTCTTCTTCTTCTGAACGCCTCGGCCAGGCTCCTTTCCCGGGGGGAAGAGCCTCCAGCCATGCCCGAGGACGGGCCGATCAGGGAGATCGCCGAATTGGGGCATTCCTTCAACCGGATGGCCGCCCGTTTGCGCACAACCATGGACGGGTTGAACCGGGAGGTCGCGGAGCGTCGCCAGGCTGAAGAGTTGATGCGGGAGAGCGAGGAACGCTATCGGAGCCTGTTCGAGAACAATCATGTAGTCATGCTCATCGTCGACCCTGAGACAGGGGATGTGGTCGAGGCCAACCCGGCGGCCGAAGAGTATTACGGATGGTCGAGAGAGACGCTGACGGCCAAAAAGATTTTTGAGATCAACACGGCCGAGCCGGAGACGATCCGGGCCAGGATGGCCGAGGCGGCCCGGATGGGATCTCACAACCGATTCGAATTCCGCCATCGTCTGGCCGACGGGCAAATTCGGGACGTGGAGGTCTTCAGCGGACCCATTGTCAGAGAAGGTCGTCGGGCCCTCTACTCCATCATTCACGACATCTCGGTGAGGCGGCGGGCCGAGAGCGAGCGGGAGGAACTCCAGCAGCAGCTCCATCAATCCCAGAAATTGCAGGCTGTGGGAACATTGGCCGGCGGAGTGGCTCACGATTTCAATAATCTGCTTCAGGCCATCGGCGGGTTCACCCAGGTTTTGCTTCGGCGCAATAGTACCTCTCAGGGCGACCGGGTGATGCTGAAAACCATCGAACGGTCCGTGGACCGGGCGGCCCAACTCGTCCGCAGGCTTTTGCTCTTCAGCCGGAAGGCCGAGGCCCGGAGGGCTCCAATCGACCTGAACAGGGCCGTGCGGGATGCCTCCAAGATCCTGGAGCGAACCATTTCCCGCATGGTCCGGATCGAGTTCCGGCTGGCCGAGAACGCCTGGCCGATCCTGGCCGATCCTGTCCAGCTGGAGCAGGTTCTTCTGAACCTGGGCATCAACTCGGCCGACGCCATGCCCGGAGGGGGGATCATGACCATCGGCACGGAGAACGTCGTGTTCTACGGCGGGTCGTCGTCCGAGTCGGAGGCTGCGGGACTGCGCGGTTCCTATGTCCGATTGACCGTGGCCGACACCGGTGTGGGCATGGATCAGGAGACCATGGACCACATGTATGACCCATTTTTTACCACCAAGGCCTTGGATAAGGGCACCGGCCTTGGTCTGGCCTCGGTCTACGGCATCGTCAAGGGGCATGGCGGAGCCATCACCTGCCAGAGTGGGCCGGGCCGGGGGACGACCTTTGACATCTACCTTCCGGCAGAAAAGGACAAGGAGCCCGAGCCTCAGGACGTTGCCGACGATGTCCCCCAGGCCGGGGGAGGCCCGGAAACAGTGCTGGTGGTGGACGACGAGGAGGACATCCGGGAGGTCTCGACCATGGTTTTGGAAGAGCACGGGTACACGGTCCTGACCGCCGAGAGCGGTGAGCAGGCCCTGGAGGTCTTCGCCTCGAACCGGGAACGCATCGACCTGGTCATGCTCGACCTGGGCATGCCGGGCATGGGCGGGCACCGCTGTCTCCAGTCCCTGCTGGAGATGGATCCCGGAGTCAGGGTCCTCGTTGCCAGCGGCTACTCGGCCACGGGCCTCATACGAGATACCATGGAGGCCGGGGCCGCGGACTATATCACCAAGCCCTACCGCATAGAGGAACTGCTGAGCAAGATCCGTGAGATCCTGGGGGCCGGACCTAGTTGA
- a CDS encoding right-handed parallel beta-helix repeat-containing protein, with protein MLRSSLSLAAVLSAILLLAVPARADVIVSSPAQLRAAIIAANAGGDPTILLEDGTYTLPGDYYLSIEAPGVTIRSRSGDREAVVVQGQGMGQSPESIFKVTGDDFTCRDMTLRRTGNHVIQIRGESDCDGTVLKNLVIQDGYEQLVKISGNSGGNWSNGGLMEGCLLEYTAGIGPQWYIGGIDGHRCRNWTVRNNVFRHIISPQSSLAEHAVHFWSWSEDTLVEGNLIFNCDRGIGLGLGDSGHVRGVVRNNMLVHDGHCAGDVGIGLESCAGAQVYNNSVYLAHDYFAAIEYRFAATSNALIANNLTNRPIVSRNGGSGTLSHNVTTAQSTWFVDALAGNLHLASRVPGVVDAGTRDIPNLPSPFLDFDGKPRACEAVDIGADEICDQNRAMAAIFLLLND; from the coding sequence ATGCTCCGCTCATCGCTTTCTCTGGCCGCAGTCCTCTCGGCCATTCTCCTCCTAGCCGTCCCGGCCCGGGCCGACGTCATCGTCTCGTCCCCGGCCCAACTCCGAGCGGCCATCATCGCCGCCAATGCCGGAGGCGATCCGACCATCCTCCTCGAGGATGGAACCTACACCTTGCCCGGCGACTATTATCTCAGCATCGAGGCCCCGGGCGTGACCATCCGCTCACGATCCGGGGACCGGGAGGCCGTCGTCGTCCAAGGCCAGGGCATGGGCCAGTCTCCTGAATCCATCTTCAAGGTCACGGGTGACGACTTTACCTGCCGGGACATGACCCTGCGGCGAACCGGAAACCACGTCATCCAAATTCGGGGGGAGAGCGACTGCGACGGAACGGTTCTCAAGAACCTCGTCATCCAGGACGGCTACGAGCAACTGGTCAAGATCTCAGGAAATTCAGGGGGGAACTGGAGCAACGGCGGGCTCATGGAAGGCTGTCTGCTCGAATACACGGCCGGCATCGGGCCCCAATGGTACATCGGCGGCATCGACGGCCACCGCTGCCGGAACTGGACCGTGCGGAATAACGTCTTTCGGCACATCATCAGCCCCCAGAGCAGCCTGGCCGAGCACGCCGTGCACTTCTGGTCCTGGTCCGAGGACACCCTGGTGGAAGGAAACCTGATTTTCAACTGCGACCGGGGGATCGGTCTGGGGCTGGGCGACAGCGGCCATGTGCGGGGCGTGGTCAGGAACAACATGCTCGTCCACGACGGACATTGCGCCGGCGACGTGGGCATCGGCCTCGAGTCCTGCGCCGGGGCCCAAGTCTACAACAACTCCGTGTACCTGGCCCACGACTATTTCGCGGCCATTGAGTACCGCTTTGCCGCCACGTCGAACGCGCTCATCGCCAATAACCTGACCAACCGTCCCATCGTCTCCAGAAACGGCGGCAGCGGAACCCTGTCCCACAACGTGACCACGGCTCAATCCACCTGGTTCGTCGATGCCCTGGCCGGGAACCTCCATCTGGCCTCCCGTGTTCCGGGCGTGGTCGATGCCGGAACCCGGGACATTCCGAATCTGCCGTCGCCCTTTCTCGACTTCGACGGCAAACCCAGGGCCTGCGAGGCCGTGGACATCGGGGCCGACGAAATCTGCGACCAGAACCGGGCCATGGCGGCCATTTTTCTGCTCTTGAACGACTGA
- a CDS encoding MFS transporter: MTRTQWTIWLLASAGKFFEGYVVFMTGVALPLIVAEFGLSSLEKGSVGAAPLAGILFGASALGALADRFGRKPLFILEMALFAVCLLLLSLTPNLSWLLAVLFAMGLALGCDYPTAHMIISESISTSHRGRLVLSAFAFQALGALAGTAVGYVILLADADIHVWRWMYATAVLPAVIVAGARFTIPQSPHWLVDQGRVNEAVTAIRRILSRRPQYPTRVVLTAVPKIKADNGPRTSGLAALFSRQHRRAAFLASLPWFLQDLGTYGIGIFTPTILAAAIGSAETGRNLASIIHNDMLAAKGAAFIDIPLIIGMICAVLLVDRIGRMKLQIAGFVGCALGLFLATLSFSVNEGARLPLIFAGFMLFNFMTNMGPNATTYVVAGEVFPTRIRGLGAGFAASAAKIGAVATAFLFPVLLKDIGTEILLWGLVGTSLLGALATWMLRIETMGRSLESLDTEP; encoded by the coding sequence TTGACCCGGACCCAATGGACCATCTGGCTCCTGGCCTCGGCCGGCAAATTCTTCGAAGGGTATGTGGTCTTCATGACCGGCGTGGCCCTGCCGCTGATCGTGGCCGAATTTGGACTCTCATCACTGGAAAAGGGATCCGTGGGCGCCGCCCCCCTGGCCGGGATTCTGTTCGGGGCCTCGGCCCTGGGCGCCCTGGCCGACCGCTTCGGCCGCAAGCCCCTGTTCATTCTCGAGATGGCCCTTTTCGCCGTCTGCCTCCTGCTCCTCAGCCTCACCCCGAACCTGTCCTGGCTCTTGGCCGTCCTGTTCGCCATGGGGCTTGCCCTTGGCTGCGATTATCCCACGGCCCATATGATCATTTCCGAGAGCATTTCCACATCCCATCGGGGCCGCCTGGTTCTGAGCGCCTTTGCCTTTCAGGCCCTGGGGGCACTGGCCGGAACGGCCGTAGGCTACGTCATCCTGCTGGCCGACGCAGACATCCATGTCTGGAGGTGGATGTACGCCACGGCCGTTCTTCCGGCCGTTATTGTAGCCGGTGCCAGATTTACCATCCCTCAGAGCCCCCATTGGCTCGTGGACCAAGGCCGGGTAAACGAAGCCGTGACGGCCATCCGGCGGATTCTTTCCCGCCGTCCTCAATACCCCACCCGGGTCGTCCTGACCGCCGTTCCAAAAATCAAAGCCGACAACGGCCCTCGAACCTCGGGCTTGGCGGCCCTGTTTTCCCGTCAGCACCGTCGGGCCGCTTTCCTGGCCTCCCTGCCCTGGTTCCTCCAGGATCTCGGCACCTACGGCATCGGCATCTTCACCCCGACCATCCTGGCCGCGGCCATCGGCTCCGCCGAAACCGGGCGGAATCTGGCCTCGATCATCCACAACGACATGCTGGCCGCCAAGGGCGCGGCCTTCATCGACATCCCCCTCATCATCGGAATGATCTGCGCCGTCCTGCTTGTGGACCGCATCGGCCGGATGAAACTCCAGATCGCCGGGTTTGTCGGCTGCGCCCTGGGCCTGTTTCTGGCCACACTGTCCTTCAGCGTCAACGAGGGGGCCCGTCTACCGCTGATCTTCGCCGGGTTCATGCTCTTCAATTTCATGACCAACATGGGACCAAACGCCACAACCTATGTCGTCGCCGGAGAGGTCTTTCCGACCAGGATCCGGGGCCTCGGAGCGGGATTTGCCGCCTCCGCCGCCAAGATCGGGGCCGTGGCCACGGCCTTTCTCTTTCCGGTTCTCCTGAAGGACATCGGCACCGAAATCCTGCTCTGGGGGCTGGTCGGAACCTCTCTGCTCGGGGCTTTGGCCACATGGATGCTGCGTATCGAGACCATGGGCCGCAGCCTGGAAAGTCTGGACACCGAACCCTGA
- a CDS encoding DNRLRE domain-containing protein yields the protein MKVRILLMIVTILLAGVSVLANPVSPSLEEYCETLLGLKRGELERLRGGEVGVEGYAQLGINVPAYLLAGDPLVDQLVSTASRIEVLNEEISSLENVLSRLKELSKYKPYGGLTINCIADSHVYAYSYSGWNQANFGRYGALGAGWHPTGGEKRAYLRFDLSGVDPAKVSQATLRLYHYHTGGSDALTLGVYRVTSPWTEGIGTYSLKPAAQPGEIAWVNQPSFDSNPMVQFHPGMEIGKWLQIDVTPLVVEWLSGTPNYGLMIKAIGPLTGTTSHSEYGFSSREDVEGRVPVMVLASVSDLPGEFDQAWALLCAPDKEFVRSLYHCVTHREPTVQEVEAQVGLLQSGTPRKNMVQYFFASPGYVNQNHDGVRFITDACQAIYGRQPSGAELNAWPRTDRSVILAEMFNSAEHLSATADCAALWRKDMASDHPQPYFDDFSSGFVNWDISKVKLQRMDRALVWHSGNHIPVRFLRPVWMEEMVIEFDGWCEKNGLNVVWLNKNNVGYMSLLGGWFNTRSCSDVGCLGERRELVNGAHIQLGRWQHYKIVRSGDWLDAYVDGKRILHRHVPVRFEGNGYLHFMSYGSLVGVANLRICRANANVGSASNPISRKAKGSEGALALGLYPIQTPFAVASLLGQE from the coding sequence ATGAAGGTGCGCATACTCCTCATGATAGTCACTATTTTGTTGGCTGGCGTTTCAGTTCTGGCGAATCCAGTGTCGCCCTCACTGGAAGAGTACTGTGAAACGTTGCTTGGTCTGAAGAGAGGCGAACTGGAACGCCTTCGGGGCGGAGAGGTGGGTGTCGAGGGCTACGCCCAGTTAGGAATCAATGTCCCAGCCTATCTTTTGGCGGGCGATCCACTGGTGGATCAACTCGTTTCGACGGCAAGCCGAATTGAGGTTCTTAATGAGGAGATTTCCTCCTTGGAAAACGTCTTGAGTCGACTGAAGGAACTTTCCAAATACAAACCCTACGGGGGTCTCACTATTAATTGTATCGCTGACTCTCACGTCTATGCCTATAGCTATTCGGGATGGAACCAGGCCAATTTTGGCAGGTATGGGGCTTTGGGCGCCGGTTGGCATCCAACAGGCGGGGAGAAGAGGGCATACTTGAGATTTGACCTCTCGGGCGTCGATCCGGCTAAGGTCAGCCAAGCCACTCTTCGCCTCTACCATTATCATACCGGCGGTAGCGACGCCCTGACTCTTGGCGTCTATCGGGTAACAAGTCCCTGGACGGAAGGGATAGGGACTTACAGCTTGAAGCCTGCCGCACAGCCCGGTGAGATCGCTTGGGTGAACCAGCCCTCCTTTGACTCGAATCCCATGGTGCAGTTTCATCCAGGGATGGAGATAGGCAAATGGCTTCAGATAGACGTAACTCCACTTGTGGTGGAGTGGCTTTCGGGGACACCGAACTACGGTCTGATGATCAAGGCAATCGGCCCGCTTACTGGCACAACTTCGCACTCTGAATACGGATTTTCCTCACGGGAGGACGTGGAAGGGAGAGTTCCTGTCATGGTCCTAGCGTCTGTCTCAGACCTTCCCGGAGAGTTTGACCAGGCGTGGGCCTTGCTCTGTGCTCCGGACAAGGAGTTTGTCCGTTCATTGTATCACTGTGTCACGCACCGAGAACCCACCGTCCAGGAGGTTGAGGCCCAGGTCGGCTTGTTGCAAAGCGGGACACCGCGCAAAAACATGGTTCAGTATTTTTTTGCGAGTCCCGGGTATGTCAATCAGAATCACGACGGCGTTCGTTTTATTACCGATGCCTGCCAAGCCATTTACGGGAGGCAGCCGAGCGGTGCGGAACTGAATGCATGGCCGAGAACGGATCGCAGTGTCATCCTTGCGGAAATGTTCAACAGTGCGGAACACTTGTCTGCAACGGCAGATTGTGCGGCCCTGTGGCGTAAGGACATGGCATCGGACCATCCGCAGCCGTATTTCGACGACTTTTCTTCCGGTTTCGTGAATTGGGACATCTCAAAAGTCAAGCTCCAACGGATGGACCGTGCGTTGGTATGGCACAGCGGAAACCACATTCCGGTGAGATTTTTGCGTCCTGTGTGGATGGAGGAAATGGTTATCGAGTTTGATGGCTGGTGCGAAAAAAATGGTCTGAACGTCGTTTGGTTGAACAAAAACAACGTCGGCTACATGTCGTTGCTGGGAGGATGGTTCAATACGCGATCTTGTAGCGACGTCGGTTGTTTGGGTGAGCGTCGCGAGCTTGTTAATGGCGCCCATATTCAGCTTGGTCGCTGGCAGCATTACAAGATTGTCCGCAGCGGTGACTGGCTGGACGCCTATGTGGACGGCAAGAGAATACTTCACAGGCATGTTCCCGTTCGATTCGAAGGCAACGGATATCTACACTTCATGTCCTACGGGTCGTTGGTCGGCGTCGCCAACCTAAGGATATGCCGAGCGAATGCGAATGTAGGATCGGCATCAAATCCTATATCACGAAAGGCAAAGGGTTCTGAAGGTGCGTTGGCCCTGGGCCTTTATCCGATCCAGACCCCGTTTGCTGTCGCATCACTCCTCGGACAGGAGTGA
- a CDS encoding HD domain-containing protein produces the protein MDHRHIARSLTAFRDPDSDRAPADMSRELDAFLTGSLKGQTHPGILLLAVGGYGRGELFPHSDVDLLLLVPKVLSDQARDDLASTIFLPLWDAGFDLGHGVRTEAETLDLAARDFEVLCSLLEMRLLAGSKPDFEAFSGRFRRILAPLVKDVVRWLAERSTRRRGREGLSDNLLSPDLKNGPGGLRDLQTISWLTFLNDGATLLNPDESTLLVDHARFLSRVRCRLHRMAGRKDDILHLEIQSAVATAMGFGADVESFLARLHRTMSDIRLFCDLALEEPGNDRATTRLPPADPAEAMDLISRSLCFGATLDWDTRRAIRNLCAVLTPGGSWRKNLLPDLERLLCSPQAALGLTRMLETGLLEAVIPEFSAIRDMVQFDEYHLLPVGPHLIETIHWLTLDEARAPFAGAGLSVESTDPSLRWAALLHDLGKGNGDHAFKGADLASAILDGLGLVPERIAEVGFLVREHLLLVHTATRRDLSEEEVCVSLAHRVGSTRRLDLLVLLTWADSRATGPRAWNPWIAGLISELWLKTRKILAKGLLAGDHVMHRLATARDTLRSLGRTVFSKDHLERYLFLIPARSLLSFTPGEILDHLLLVQEFEQLPVGHPPFVASWIHEAEGRCWRLTLVAEDIPGLFARVAHALAECRLSVLSADLAGWDNGLVVDVFWITEPQDALYPDLLFGRVESILVSLMEFQDQALPEPISTRGSRKMGRFQDIKVRLDNDLSDFYTVLEIQAPDIPGLLSAVSQAIHAMDLDVAFARIATRADLAFDVFYLREQGQKIDDPNLPGIQNALQTILVSLWA, from the coding sequence ATGGACCACCGACACATCGCCCGCTCCCTCACCGCCTTTCGGGACCCGGACAGCGACCGCGCCCCTGCGGACATGAGCCGCGAACTGGATGCCTTCCTGACCGGGTCCCTGAAGGGCCAAACCCATCCGGGAATCCTGCTCCTGGCCGTGGGTGGCTACGGCCGGGGGGAGCTCTTCCCCCACTCCGACGTCGATCTCCTGCTCCTGGTTCCCAAGGTATTGTCCGACCAGGCCCGCGACGATCTGGCCTCGACTATCTTCCTGCCCCTCTGGGACGCCGGCTTCGACCTGGGCCACGGTGTCCGAACCGAAGCCGAAACCCTCGACCTGGCCGCCCGGGACTTCGAGGTCCTCTGCTCCCTTTTGGAAATGCGCCTTCTGGCTGGATCCAAACCGGACTTCGAGGCCTTTTCCGGCCGTTTCCGCCGGATTCTCGCCCCCCTAGTCAAAGACGTCGTCCGCTGGCTGGCCGAACGTTCGACCCGACGCCGGGGCCGCGAGGGGCTCTCCGACAACCTGCTTTCCCCGGACCTCAAGAATGGCCCCGGAGGCCTTCGCGATCTCCAGACCATTTCCTGGCTGACCTTTCTGAATGACGGAGCCACCCTCTTGAACCCGGACGAGTCAACCCTTCTGGTCGACCACGCCCGGTTCTTGTCCCGGGTCCGCTGCCGTCTCCACCGAATGGCCGGCCGCAAAGACGACATCCTCCACCTGGAGATACAGTCGGCCGTGGCCACGGCCATGGGCTTCGGGGCCGATGTCGAGTCATTCCTGGCCCGGCTCCACCGGACCATGAGCGACATCCGGCTCTTCTGCGATCTGGCCCTGGAAGAACCCGGAAACGATCGGGCAACCACAAGGCTTCCTCCGGCCGATCCTGCCGAGGCCATGGATCTCATCTCCAGGAGCCTCTGTTTCGGAGCCACCTTGGACTGGGACACCCGCCGGGCCATCCGGAATCTCTGCGCCGTCCTGACCCCCGGTGGGTCCTGGCGGAAAAATCTGCTGCCGGATCTGGAACGCCTGCTTTGCTCTCCCCAGGCCGCGCTGGGTCTGACCAGAATGCTCGAAACCGGCCTGTTGGAGGCCGTCATCCCTGAATTTTCGGCCATCCGGGACATGGTCCAGTTCGACGAGTACCACCTGCTTCCCGTGGGGCCCCACCTCATCGAGACCATTCACTGGCTGACCTTGGACGAGGCTCGGGCACCCTTCGCCGGAGCCGGACTGTCCGTCGAATCGACCGATCCCTCCCTGCGCTGGGCCGCCCTGCTCCACGACCTGGGCAAGGGAAACGGCGACCACGCCTTCAAGGGAGCCGACTTGGCTTCGGCCATCCTCGACGGTCTGGGCCTAGTTCCTGAACGTATCGCCGAGGTCGGCTTCCTCGTCCGGGAGCACCTGCTCCTCGTCCACACCGCCACCCGTCGGGACCTGAGCGAGGAGGAGGTCTGCGTCTCCCTGGCCCACCGGGTCGGGTCCACACGACGCCTCGATCTCCTGGTCCTGCTGACCTGGGCCGACTCCAGGGCCACCGGCCCCCGGGCCTGGAATCCGTGGATCGCCGGGCTCATCAGCGAACTCTGGCTCAAGACCAGAAAGATCCTGGCCAAGGGCCTTCTGGCCGGGGACCACGTCATGCACCGCCTGGCAACGGCCCGAGACACCCTGCGGTCCCTGGGACGCACGGTCTTTTCCAAGGATCACCTGGAACGCTATCTGTTCCTCATCCCGGCCCGCTCTCTGCTTTCGTTCACCCCGGGAGAAATTCTGGACCATCTTCTATTGGTCCAGGAATTCGAGCAACTGCCTGTAGGCCATCCCCCCTTTGTCGCCAGTTGGATCCATGAAGCGGAAGGCCGATGCTGGCGACTGACGCTGGTCGCCGAGGACATTCCCGGCCTCTTTGCCCGGGTGGCCCACGCCCTGGCCGAATGCCGGCTTTCGGTCCTCTCGGCCGACCTGGCCGGATGGGACAACGGTCTGGTCGTGGACGTCTTCTGGATCACCGAACCCCAGGACGCCCTCTATCCGGACCTGTTATTCGGTCGGGTAGAGAGTATCCTGGTCAGCCTCATGGAGTTCCAAGACCAGGCACTCCCTGAACCCATTTCAACCAGGGGCAGCAGGAAAATGGGACGATTCCAAGACATCAAGGTCCGTCTCGACAATGATCTCTCGGACTTTTACACCGTCCTGGAAATCCAGGCCCCGGACATTCCCGGCCTTCTCTCGGCCGTGTCCCAGGCCATCCACGCCATGGACCTGGACGTGGCCTTCGCTCGTATCGCCACCCGGGCCGACCTAGCCTTCGACGTCTTCTACCTCCGGGAACAGGGACAGAAGATAGATGACCCGAACCTGCCCGGAATCCAAAACGCCCTCCAGACCATTCTGGTCAGCCTCTGGGCCTGA
- a CDS encoding P-II family nitrogen regulator — protein sequence MKKLEIITRPYKLDEIKEAVMTLGIHGMTVTEVRGFGRQRGHKEVYRGAEYQVDFVSKIKIEVVIEDALLDRTVEAVVASAKTGKIGDGKIFVSTVDNAVRIRTGEDGSSAL from the coding sequence ATGAAAAAGCTGGAAATCATCACCCGTCCCTACAAGCTGGACGAGATCAAGGAAGCCGTCATGACCCTGGGCATCCACGGCATGACCGTCACCGAGGTCCGGGGCTTCGGCCGCCAGCGTGGGCACAAGGAAGTCTACCGCGGAGCCGAGTATCAGGTCGATTTCGTCTCCAAGATCAAGATCGAGGTCGTCATCGAGGACGCCCTCCTGGACCGGACCGTGGAGGCCGTTGTGGCCTCGGCCAAGACCGGCAAGATCGGTGACGGCAAGATCTTCGTTTCCACTGTGGACAACGCCGTGCGCATCAGAACCGGCGAGGACGGATCCTCGGCCCTGTAG